DNA from Cyanobacterium sp. T60_A2020_053:
ATAAAATGAAAACTACCATCAGCATTAAACCAACGAATTAAACTCATCCATTTAAGACTATCTTTTAAACCCCCTGATAAATGTGAATAAGGCTTATTCTCACCACCACCAAAGACTAAAGTCGGATAAACAGTAATAATTTTATCAGCTAAAGGAACATTCGTAAGTTGCGTAAAACATTGATATTTTGTTCTAATATAATCAGTGCCAATTTTTCCAGCTTCTGATAATAATTGATTATGACGATCTAAAATACTAGCAGTAGAAAAATAAATAACACGTTCACATCGGTTAGGATTTAAGGCATTAATTAAATTAAGATTAGCTTCCACATTAATTTGATAAGATTCTTTTTCTCCCCCCCAACAAGTAGCCGTTAAAATAGCAATATTAATGGTGCTTAATAACTCACAATGATCTAATATATTTTCTAAACTACCTTGAATAATATTGATACCAGAACGATAATTATAATCAAATCCTAATTTAGCAGGATTTCTCACTAAAAAAAATAACTCATGGTCGGTTTCTTTAATTAAAGATTCAGCAATA
Protein-coding regions in this window:
- a CDS encoding NAD(P)-dependent oxidoreductase, coding for MRIFVTGISGCIGHYIAESLIKETDHELFFLVRNPAKLGFDYNYRSGINIIQGSLENILDHCELLSTINIAILTATCWGGEKESYQINVEANLNLINALNPNRCERVIYFSTASILDRHNQLLSEAGKIGTDYIRTKYQCFTQLTNVPLADKIITVYPTLVFGGGENKPYSHLSGGLKDSLKWMSLIRWFNADGSFHFIHGQDIATVITYLVNNGDELSPIYNNKLVLASEPLTVSKAIKDICQKINKKVYFQFPLPIWLANFFIKIFKIQMAEWDYFCLNYRHFTYDSYVNPTTFNLPIYAPKVSDLFDDLKISKGQRAKGKGQR